The Nitrospirota bacterium genome contains a region encoding:
- a CDS encoding DUF72 domain-containing protein: MPDIFIGCSGFHYGHWEGNFYPKGLPKSKWLEFYSKNFSTVELNVTFYRLPTANTFLDWYKKTPHPFTFSVKGSRFITHIKRLIEPSEPLRAFMERAMALKEKLGVILWQFPSTFKADIERLKKFLTDLRHYGLRNAFEFRNETWINREVISLFEKEGVSLCMADWPPFLKELPITADFLYIRRHGEGGSYATCYSDDELKKDALRIKKYLKQSKDVFIYFNNDAFGYAPKNALRLRELIK, from the coding sequence ATGCCTGATATATTTATCGGCTGTTCGGGCTTTCATTATGGGCACTGGGAAGGGAATTTCTATCCCAAGGGATTGCCTAAGTCGAAATGGCTTGAATTCTATTCAAAGAATTTCTCAACAGTAGAGCTGAATGTTACATTCTACAGACTTCCAACCGCAAATACATTCCTTGACTGGTATAAAAAAACACCCCATCCATTTACATTCTCGGTTAAAGGAAGTAGATTCATTACTCATATAAAAAGGCTGATTGAGCCTTCAGAGCCTCTCAGGGCATTCATGGAAAGGGCAATGGCACTGAAGGAGAAATTAGGCGTTATATTATGGCAGTTCCCTTCTACATTCAAGGCAGATATAGAGCGTCTAAAAAAGTTTCTTACCGACCTTAGACATTATGGATTAAGAAACGCATTTGAATTCAGAAACGAGACATGGATTAACAGAGAAGTCATATCGCTTTTTGAAAAAGAAGGTGTCTCCCTTTGCATGGCTGACTGGCCACCTTTCCTAAAGGAGCTTCCTATTACAGCAGACTTTCTCTATATCAGAAGACATGGCGAAGGAGGCAGTTATGCCACCTGCTATTCCGACGATGAGCTTAAAAAGGATGCATTACGGATTAAGAAATATCTTAAACAGAGTAAGGATGTCTTCATCTATTTTAATAACGATGCATTTGGCTATGCACCTAAGAACGCACTGAGGCTAAGGGAGTTGATTAAATAA
- a CDS encoding PGPGW domain-containing protein, whose translation MNSYIFSTLKQVKRLIVIVLGFTVLLIGITLIVLPGPAVIVIPIGLATLATEFLWARKLLHRVKNTILNTVNKNLLK comes from the coding sequence ATGAATTCATACATCTTTAGTACGCTCAAGCAGGTAAAACGGCTTATAGTAATAGTGCTTGGATTCACAGTGCTTTTAATCGGTATAACACTGATTGTGCTTCCAGGACCTGCTGTAATTGTAATCCCGATTGGGCTTGCAACCCTGGCAACAGAGTTTCTCTGGGCAAGAAAACTGCTCCACAGAGTCAAAAACACCATCTTAAACACTGTCAATAAAAACCTTTTAAAATAA